Proteins from one Anopheles nili chromosome 2, idAnoNiliSN_F5_01, whole genome shotgun sequence genomic window:
- the LOC128730685 gene encoding uncharacterized protein LOC128730685 codes for MFLRVQLLALLATAMVQSSSAYYSGPFLFWGLDDLKDLQAPALTELDDKLLRDLYSNAAAVVVFLRNGTTKLSEANFPTFKRIVEKYEFMYSPQQMLSSNPLDYNVNAEVINLVGSPSQQDVELSALFRDSTENYGERKVLGILANQWEEPHVLHKREAKAGDEFYSTSTTPGSPTDEPEIADSIYNVPGKAIIYLTSPPILKLLNDSDEGEITHILDKHTLATYDARERESKMIVTYKVDDSTKLTLKFRFEMDAGYWSMSKVDVFVMDIKSKDGSKTIDTTLELEGKAPYAPLGASFSCARQLVFRNGTTVLTLENIQVQPALEGKTKFDSAWDCIGFTTAPILSGIFVTSFMLIGLTIAILAILDIKPPNRFESRTGKQLTFTVQE; via the exons ATGTTTCTCCGTGTGCAGCTGCTAGCGCTGTTGGCGACAGCCATGGTGCAGAGTTCGAGTGCGTACTACAGCGGCCCATTTCTATTCTGGGGCTTGGACGACTTGAAGGACCTGCAAGCTCCTGCCCTCACCGAGCTAGACGACAAGCTGCTGCGGGATCTTTACTCGAATGCCGCCgccgtggtggtgtttttgcgaAACGGCACCACCAAACTGTCGGAGGCAAACTTTCCCACATTCAAGCGCATTGTTGAAAAGTACGAATTTATGTACAGCCCGCAGCAAATGTTGAGCTCGAACCCGCTCGATTACAACGTCAACGCTGAG GTAATCAATCTCGTCGGATCACCATCGCAGCAGGATGTCGAGCTGTCGGCGCTTTTCCGTGATTCCACCGAGAACTACGGCGAACGCAAGGTACTGGGCATTCTGGCAAACCAATGGGAAGAACCACACGTGCTTCACAAGCGTGAGGCTAAGGCAGGTGACGAGTTCtactccaccagcaccacaccTGGCAGCCCAACCGATGAGCCCGAAATTGCCGACTCGATCTACAACGTACCCGGCAAGGCGATCATCTACCTAACGAGTCCACCGATCCTGAAGCTGCTAAACGATTCCGATGAGGGTGAAATCACTCACATCCTTGACAAACATACCCTCGCTACGTATGATGCCCGAGAGCGCGAAAGCAAGATGATCGTCACCTACAAAGTTGATGATTCGACGAAG CTTACTCTAAAGTTCCGATTCGAAATGGATGCCGGGTATTGGTCCATGTCAAAGGTGGACGTATTCGTGATGGACATCAAGAGCAAGGATGGCTCGAAGACGATCGACACGACACTCGAGCTAGAGGGCAAGGCTCCGTACGCACCACTCGGGGCATCATTCTCCTGCGCTCGCCAGCTCGTCTTCCGCAATGGCACCACCGTGCTGACGCTGGAGAACATTCAG GTCCAGCCAGCCCTCGAAGGGAAAACGAAATTCGACAGCGCCTGGGACTGTATCGGCTTCACGACGGCACCCATCCTGTCGGGCATCTTCGTCACGTCCTTCATGCTGATCGGGTTGACCATCGCAATTCTCGCGATACTGGACATCAAACCACCGAACCGGTTCGAGTCCCGCACCGGCAAGCAGCTGACGTTCACGGTGCAGGAGTAA
- the LOC128731419 gene encoding uncharacterized protein LOC128731419, protein MVTIEPHSEAHGLNLVAHISQRGLHGEVSFSQHNDRQVLITSELETTLQYPEQAWSWGVYQLPVDYTIVDPQERCQIARLGEQLWSFDDDLGYLMLPGNESTTWLNDIALTGEKGLWGKSLVLFDAGANVRICATIVTRDGSQDHLAEARFNSPITGSVYFRWLAAKESNHSDTLIHANLFHVREQSRKMGNPSYTEHMWKIYVTDIFESDAQNAEENCNKLQLVFDPQNRGAGSAIGDIDGRVGALRISTYAKQAQYPQLFNDRELVLLPSDLYGPSRKLYVVVFDPSHPDTFLACAKIRHQKAKTARTLVDGGGMRGEVKDEHWTDTAVIFEYLIHADGSTVNNTADHRWAITDEPPGKDFYDWQNRCVSTGGVYNPFKAAPLMGKPWEEVCSSSSAELCRVGDLSNRLGALEIAGNKREARRVSRRMFIDQNLPLSGHASIVGRSVVIFDDNGPKARGERLACSIVGGYHRRKVVARDWYSNGDPLTIKGKLEIVQQSEYDHTNVEVDFKGLDKNSGYHVHVAPVEGDLEFPCEDSTVYGHWNPRNIDIKRSPAPATGSTDEYELGDLSGKFGTLDEATMYEHSYNDTRLPLFGYESIIGRSIVVHKKEKNRRWACSTLERGYSPNEAREIRAIASFHHPAGYAYGYIRLTQLIGNDNSQSDTIIEVKLRYPGKHDRNVTHNHGWNIWVNPVGVDATVKQVETRCVAAGYVWNPYYTQLADPLNVSKPSG, encoded by the exons ATGGTTACGATCGAGCCCCACAGTGAAG CCCACGGTTTGAACCTGGTGGCGCACATTTCCCAGCGAGGTCTCCATGGGGAGGTTTCCTTTTCGCAGCACAATGACCGTCAAGTGCTTATTACATCCGAGCTGGAGACGACGCTGCAGTACCCTGAACAAGCCTGGAGCTGGGGAGTTTATCAGCTACCGGTTGACTACACGATCGTCGATCCTCAGGAACGATGCCAGATCGCACGGCTCGGTGAGCAACTCTGGTCGTTCGACGACGATCTTGGCTATCTGATGCTGCCTGGCAATGAATCAACGACCTGGCTGAATGATATCGCACTCACCGGTGAGAAGGGCTTGTGGGGTAAATCGCTAGTGTTATTCGATGCTGGCGCGAACGTGCGTATTTGTGCCACCATTGTGACCCGTGATGGCTCACAAGATCACTTGGCGGAAGCTCGATTCAACAGCCCCATCACCGGTTCGGTGTATTTCCGGTGGTTGGCGGCGAAGGAGTCAAATCACTCCGACACGCTGATACACGCCAACCTGTTTCACGTGCGTGAGCAATCGCGCAAGATGGGCAACCCGTCGTACACGGAGCACATGTGGAAGATCTACGTGACGGACATCTTCGAGAGTGACGCACAAAATGCGGAAGAAAACTGCAACAAGCTGCAGCTGGTTTTTGATCCACAGAATCGAGGTGCTGGAAGCGCGATTGGAGACATCGATGGGCGTGTTGGAGCACTACGTATTAGTACGTACGCGAAACAAGCGCAGTATCCACAGTTGTTCAACGATCGTGAGCTAGTGCTGCTGCCCAGCGATCTGTACGGACCGTCACGCAAGCTGTACGTCGTCGTGTTCGATCCTAGCCATCCGGATACGTTTTTAGCCTGCGCCAAGATTCGTCACCAGAAGGCAAAGACAGCACGTACCCttgttgatggtggtggtatGCGTGGTGAG GTCAAAGACGAACACTGGACCGATACGGCCGTCATATTCGAGTATCTCATCCATGCGGATGGATCTACGGTTAACAATACGGCCGATCATCGATGGGCCATAACGGACGAACCGCCCGGGAAGGACTTCTATGACTGGCAAAATCGCTGCGTTAGCACGGGAGGAGTTTACAATCCTTTCAAGGCAGCGCCACTCATGGGAAAACCCTGGGAAGAGGTGTGTTCATCATCTTCGGCTGAGCTTTGTCGAGTGGGAGATCTTTCTAACCGGCTTGGAGCGTTGGAGATTGCAGGAAATAAGCGCGAAGCAAGACGCGTCAGTCGGAGAATGTTCATCGATCAGAATCTACCACTAAGTGGGCACGCCAGCATTGTCGGACGATCCGTGGTGATCTTTGACGACAACGGACCTAAGGCGCGTGGTGAGCGTTTGGCTTGCTCCAT TGTTGGAGGTTATCATCGTCGAAAAGTGGTCGCCAGGGACTGGTACTCGAACGGGGACCCGCTGACCATCAAAGGAAAGCTCGAGATAGTGCAGCAGTCGGAGTACGATCACACGAACGTGGAGGTTGACTTTAAAGGGCTTGACAAAAACAGCGGCTACCACGTGCATGTT GCTCCAGTAGAAGGTGATTTGGAGTTTCCGTGCGAAGATTCCACAGTGTACGGGCATTGGAACCCCAGAAATATCGACATCAAACGGTCGCCTGCTCCAGCAACGGGTAGCACTGATGAGTACGAGCTTGGAGATTTGAGCGGAAAATTTGGAACGCTCGATGAAGCGACGATGTACGAGCACTCGTATAATGACACGCGGCTGCCGTTGTTTGGCTACGAGAGTATCATCGGACGATCGATTGTAGTAcacaaaaaggagaaaaatcgcCGGTGGGCCTGCAGTACTCTGGAACGAGGATACAGTCCAAACGAAGCCCGCGAGATACGAGCCATCGCGTCATTCCATCATCCTGCGGGATACGCCTACGGTTACATTCGACTGACGCAGCTCATTGGGAACGATAACAGCCAGAGTGACACCATCATCGAGGTGAAGTTACGGTATCCTGGCAAGCACGATCGGAATGTGACGCACAACCATGGCTGGAATATCTGGGTTAACCCGGTGGGTGTTGATGCGACCGTTAAACAGGTTGAGACGCGCTGTGTGGCCGCTGGTTACGTGTGGAACCCCTATTACACTCAACTGGCAGATCCATTGAACGTGAGTAAACCATCGGGATGA